CTTGGGTATATGACACCGGTAGAGTTTGAGAATAGGCAAAAGAACGAGGCTTTGATTTCTACTAATTTATATGCTTGACTTAATGGGGGGCATTACAAAAATTTCAATTTGTTCTTTTTTCACAACAATTCCTTTCTCAGTTGCAGTAATATTACCCTGCCTATCTAAGTACCGCGATCGTAGTTATTAAACTTTTCCCTTCATTAGTGTTAGGAACGTTTGCCGATATTTTCAGGAAATACGCGCCGGAAGCTACAACTTTTTGCCGGCCGTTATACCCATCCCATTCTATTTCATTAACCATACCTTCCTCCGTTCCTTCCGCCCCGAAACTACCCGCAGGGATTTCTCTTACATACACCAGATCCCCAACAGTGTTGTATAAGTACACAGAAACCTTTGCGGAGCGTGTAAGGATATATCGGATATTCAACTTTTGACTATCCGGAGTAAAAGGATTGGGGTATGCTGTTAAACCGTTAAGTAAATGATATTCCGGAGCATATTGCAGGACACAATACGTCCCTAACCCTTCTGTATTGTCTAAAGACAATGCTTGTGACTGGGAATCAACCAACTGTACTCCGGATGCACGGCGCCATACAGCATTGAGTTTTTCATTTTGAGTTAATTTACAGAGGCGCAGATATTGCGGTTTAACACCTTGTTGTTCTACCAAATATTTGGTTTTAATCCTCAAACGGATACTTTCATTTGTATAAACTTCCTGCCCGGCAGCATCGCTTAAGTATAAACGGTAAGACAAAGATGAATATTCTTTTGTCATAGGATCCTGGTTAGTATACTTCCCAGCTTCCTGTGTTTGAGCATTATTTTTGTTTTGTATAACACTTATTGATAAATATACTCCTTCAGGTAAACGGGTTAATGCTGTCGCTTCAAACATACCGTCGGTACTTGATACGCGGTACCTGTATGAATAAAACTTTATGTATTCCTGAATACTTGACGTATAGGAATTCATGCTGTCCCACGCGCTCACACGCCAATAATATGTTGTATCATCCAAAAAGCTAACATCCGGAATATAAAAGTTTGTCGTTAACCCAGCAATTTCTGTAACTTTACTGAAGTCCATAGTTGTACTGTATTGCAGCGTATAATTCACTTTATCTTCCTGGTTATTATCTGATGAAGATTCCCATACAAACTTTTTAGTAGAGGCATTAACATACGCATTTTCGTATGGATAGTTCAAATTAAACTCTTCCGGAGGCACATTATTATTATTTACGGTAAATATGCGGGTAATCTTAGTATCTGAATTTACAGGATAACCGCTATCGTGGACTACAAATTTTAGCTTGTAAAACAACCCGTTATTGTATTCATAGGTGTTCCATAAATAATAGGTGGTATTTACCAAAGTTTCTGTGGTTAAATTTAACCATTCACCATCAGGGGATATGGTATAGTAAATATCAATAAAATGATCATCAGCGTAATTATTATCTTTTACCGCCCATCTCAACGTCCAATTTCTGCTGACAATGTTAGTACCGGACGACGGGCTTACTACTTCCAATACCGGAGCGTAATTGGGATTATAAACTTTAAATACTGCAGTTGACTGCGCAATTCCGGTCATACCATATGAATCCCGTATTTCCACTCTTATCATACTGGCATAATTATTAGCAATGTGATTAGTATTCCACGTAGCCTGTGCATCATAGGTAAATATGCCGCTCGTAACTAAAATACTAAAATTATACCCGTTGTTTGTTGATATATATACCGAAGTCAAATATGTATCTTCAACATCAGGATCTGAAAAATGCCAGTTTATAGTTATATCCCCTTTCAATTCCGCATCTGCATTAGGTGTTAATATTTCAACAACTGGCACGGCGGGAGTTTTTATGCCATACAATGCCCTGCTTGTAGTTGAATAATTCCCAGCGGTATCACAAGAGCGAAGATAAACATAATAGGTTGTATCGTCGTTAAGGTTACTAAACAAATAGTTATTGCGTTCCGAAGGATTAAGTATAGTAAACCATGAATCTTTATATGTAACATCACGATTCCATACTTGATTAAAAGGAAAAATAGTATATGATGAAGCGGCAATTTCGTATACCGCACCTACCCCGGTTTCCATTGTACCATCATCACCTGGTGAAACCCATGTAAGCGTTATATTCCCGTGGCCCGGCCCTGAAATACCTGTAAACCCTGTAACTTCCGCAGGAGCAATACGGTCAATAATTACTGCCGAATTATTTGACCATTCTCCCGGAAGATCACTGGTATCCCGTGCGCGTACATGCCAGTACCAAACCCCGGGATTGAGTACCTGCGTTAAGGTATACCTGCTGAATCCCGCTCCCTCAGTGATTGACGATAAAGAAACCTTGTATTTGGATCTATATAATGTTGAAATGTCTACTTCAAAGTCATATAACAGTTCATCATTATCATCATCAGATGAGTTGGAAAAAGTAAACTCAATATATTCTGTATTTGTCCTAAACCCGTCTTTAGGGAGTAATGTATTAGTTTTCTCTGGGGCACAGTTATATACTATTCTTACCTCAGTAATTTCCGGGCTGTGAGGCGGGTCAACAGAGGTTAGATAAAATTTTAGTTTAAGATGCGTATAGTTCTTCGTTCCCATCCCTAAACTCACAGGGATTCCTGTACCGTTATAGTAATCCAGTTCGTTACCGTTTCGATCCAAAAATCCGGTCCAAAACACCCCGTTAGTGGAAGTTGATACCCTATAACCGATATTATTATTAACCGCGTCACTTGGTGGTTTTACAGTAACACTTTCCCATATAAGTTCCGTAGATTTATTAATGTATAACAGCGGTGTTGTATACTCCCCTTTAACAGCAAAATGGTAACTCCAAATATCAGAATGGTATTCTGATCCGGATCCTCCAAATACTACAACACTTTTTCTATTACTATCATAACAACCACAATGCCCAAAACGTGCCTCCGGCATCTTTTTCGTATACGAATACGACCATTCATTTTTTTTTAAGTTATACAACCACGTGTCGTTTGATAAACCAATTCTTTTTGAACCCCCAAAAAAAACTGCACGGCTAAGATATCTATCATAAACCATAACCGCATCAGAACATGCTACGGGAGCAGTTTTTGTTTGAACCGATAACCATTGTTTTGTAGGTAAATCAAACGTCCATGTATCATTCAATTCCTTGCTTGTATTATATCCCCCAAAAAGGACACATTTATTGTCATCTTTCGAGTAACACAGCATAGCGTTCATACGAGCTGATGGTGATACACTCATAACAATTTCTTCCCATTTACCTGTTCTATAATCGAATAACCATGTATCTCGTTTATATTGTCCCTCGCTAATACCGCCAAATAGTATAACTGTATTGCTGTCGGTAGACACTGCGCTCATCATAAATCTTTTTCCCGGTACGGTTCCCGTGGTAATAATCATAGTCCAAATATCCGTATTCCTATCATAAAGCCAGGTATCTCCATAAACCTCGTTAGAATCGTTTTTCCCGCCAAAAACAAATATTTTTCCGTTACCTAAATAACACATTGAATGCCCGTATCTTTTACCAGGTGAGGTTACAGGTTTTATTAATTCCCAACGGTCAATTGCAGGATTATATTCCCACATATCTCCATATACTTCATCAGTATTATTTGACCCACCGTATACCAGCATTGTTTTTGTTAGCTCATCATAAATAATCTGTGAATATCT
This Elusimicrobiota bacterium DNA region includes the following protein-coding sequences:
- a CDS encoding kelch repeat-containing protein gives rise to the protein MNKNNVIFLSLILVLIPHHIFASRFEIYNTTEGFGMGNMQNTVVSSTGNYVTVSLVNEWISGNIYNTPYARRYSQIIYDELTKTMLVYGGSNNTDEVYGDMWEYNPAIDRWELIKPVTSPGKRYGHSMCYLGNGKIFVFGGKNDSNEVYGDTWLYDRNTDIWTMIITTGTVPGKRFMMSAVSTDSNTVILFGGISEGQYKRDTWLFDYRTGKWEEIVMSVSPSARMNAMLCYSKDDNKCVLFGGYNTSKELNDTWTFDLPTKQWLSVQTKTAPVACSDAVMVYDRYLSRAVFFGGSKRIGLSNDTWLYNLKKNEWSYSYTKKMPEARFGHCGCYDSNRKSVVVFGGSGSEYHSDIWSYHFAVKGEYTTPLLYINKSTELIWESVTVKPPSDAVNNNIGYRVSTSTNGVFWTGFLDRNGNELDYYNGTGIPVSLGMGTKNYTHLKLKFYLTSVDPPHSPEITEVRIVYNCAPEKTNTLLPKDGFRTNTEYIEFTFSNSSDDDNDELLYDFEVDISTLYRSKYKVSLSSITEGAGFSRYTLTQVLNPGVWYWHVRARDTSDLPGEWSNNSAVIIDRIAPAEVTGFTGISGPGHGNITLTWVSPGDDGTMETGVGAVYEIAASSYTIFPFNQVWNRDVTYKDSWFTILNPSERNNYLFSNLNDDTTYYVYLRSCDTAGNYSTTSRALYGIKTPAVPVVEILTPNADAELKGDITINWHFSDPDVEDTYLTSVYISTNNGYNFSILVTSGIFTYDAQATWNTNHIANNYASMIRVEIRDSYGMTGIAQSTAVFKVYNPNYAPVLEVVSPSSGTNIVSRNWTLRWAVKDNNYADDHFIDIYYTISPDGEWLNLTTETLVNTTYYLWNTYEYNNGLFYKLKFVVHDSGYPVNSDTKITRIFTVNNNNVPPEEFNLNYPYENAYVNASTKKFVWESSSDNNQEDKVNYTLQYSTTMDFSKVTEIAGLTTNFYIPDVSFLDDTTYYWRVSAWDSMNSYTSSIQEYIKFYSYRYRVSSTDGMFEATALTRLPEGVYLSISVIQNKNNAQTQEAGKYTNQDPMTKEYSSLSYRLYLSDAAGQEVYTNESIRLRIKTKYLVEQQGVKPQYLRLCKLTQNEKLNAVWRRASGVQLVDSQSQALSLDNTEGLGTYCVLQYAPEYHLLNGLTAYPNPFTPDSQKLNIRYILTRSAKVSVYLYNTVGDLVYVREIPAGSFGAEGTEEGMVNEIEWDGYNGRQKVVASGAYFLKISANVPNTNEGKSLITTIAVLR